The following proteins come from a genomic window of Lycium ferocissimum isolate CSIRO_LF1 chromosome 4, AGI_CSIRO_Lferr_CH_V1, whole genome shotgun sequence:
- the LOC132051787 gene encoding calmodulin calcium-dependent NAD kinase-like — MVKYGEVVITSYILPASLVGIISALAMHHLRKYKTKVDNYMMINPLAPILDTTESGRAGGRLEKFSHYVARQLGFKDESECPRLMELVQEYLKRSKGCDNTIFEYFANEEDAESLYIKLENELESCILAYFAFHWSKVSMLISQVSSVDSEQKKLKDMVLAATRKQRFEKITKDLKVTRVFSTLVDEMRAIGTVSSNGRESKCTDVMVPVAHSQRSPVLLLMGGGMGAGKSTVLKDILKQSFWSEAADNAVVVEADAFKETDVIYRAISSRGHHHDMLQTAEMVHQNSTNAASSLLVTALNEGRDVIMDGTLSWEPFVEQTIAMARKVHEYRYRMGDGYKVAEDGTVSENYWEQVEQEEGEEAKNITKPYRIELVGVVCDPYLAVVRGIRRAISTGRAVRVKSQLTSHKRFANAFPKYCNLVDNARLYCTNTISASRPSLIAWKDGENKLLVEPEDIKCLEMVKNVKEEAESIYELYEEEDVLSQSACVWKNMVLLPARSSLQQELKTAIVKIENLAK, encoded by the exons ATGGTAAAAT ATGGAGAAGTGGTTATAACTTCTTATATATTGCCTGCAAGTCTTGTGGGAATAATATCTGCTTTAGCCATGCATCATCTTCGCAAATATAAAACCAAAGTTGATAATTACATGATGATAAATCCCCTTGCTCCTATTTTGGACACAACTGAATCTGGTCGTGCTGGTGGTAGACTCGAAAAGTTTTCCCATTATGTTG CAAGGCAATTGGGGTTTAAAGATGAAAGTGAGTGTCCAAGGTTAATGGAGCTAGTACAGGAATACTTGAAGAGATCCAAAGGGTGTGATAATACCATCTTTGAATACTTTGCAAATGAAGAAGATGCTGAATCTTTGTACATCAAATTGGAGAATGAATTAGAGAGTTGCATTCTTGCTTATTTTGCTTTTCATTGGAGTAAAGTTTCTATGTTAATTAGCCAG GTGTCAAGTGTTGATTCTGAGCAAAAAAAGCTCAAGGATATGGTGCTGGCGGCTACAAG GAAGCAGAGATTCGAGAAGATAACAAAGGATTTGAAAGTGACTAGAGTATTTTCTACGTTGGTGGATGAGATGAGGGCAATTGGAACAGTATCATCAAATGGGAGAGAGTCCAAATGTACAGATGTGATGGTACCTGTGGCTCACAGTCAAAGAAGTCCAGTGCTCCTACTTATGGGTGGCGGAATGGGAGCTGGCAAAAGCACTGTCCTTAAAGACATCCTCAAACA GTCATTTTGGTCCGAAGCAGCTGATAATGCTGTGGTGGTAGAGGCAGATGCTTTCAAGGAGACTGATGTAATTTACAGAGCCATCAGCTCAAGAGGCCACCATCATGACATGCTTCAAACAGCAGAAATG GTACATCAAAATTCAACAAATGCAGCATCTTCCCTGCTAGTCACAGCTTTAAACGAAGGGCGCGATGTTATAATGGATGGAACCTTATCATGGGAGCCATTTGTTGAACAGACCATAGCCATGGCAAGAAAAGTACACGAATATCGATATCGTATGGGGGACGGTTACAAGGTTGCAGAGGATGGCACAGTTAGTGAAAATTATTGGGAACAAGTTGaacaagaagaaggagaagaggcTAAGAATATCACTAAACCTTACAGAATAGAATTGGTTGGAGTTGTATGTGATCCTTACCTAGCTGTTGTTAGAGGTATCAG GCGAGCTATATCAACAGGGAGGGCAGTTAGAGTAAAGTCCCAATTGACATCTCACAAGAGATTTGCAAATGCATTTCCTAAATACTGTAATCTTGTTGATAACGCCAGGCTATACTGCACCAATACCATAAGCGCCTCAAGACCATCG TTAATAGCAtggaaagatggagaaaataaACTGTTGGTGGAACCAGAGGACATCAAATGTCTTGAAATGGTAAAAAATGTGAAGGAAGAAGCAGAATCCATTTATGAGCTGTACGAAGAAGAAGATGTTTTGTCCCAATCTGCTTGTGTCTGGAAAAACATGGTTTTGTTACCTGCAAGGTCTAGTCTCCAGCAAGAGCTCAAAACTGCAAttgtaaaaattgaaaatttggcaaaatag